In Pectinophora gossypiella chromosome 17, ilPecGoss1.1, whole genome shotgun sequence, one DNA window encodes the following:
- the LOC126374726 gene encoding uncharacterized protein LOC126374726: MADAETILRDLIVKIAREQDFEEHEVQIKAITSGGANYTSALYLIDLIFPNRKDMNLFAKVAIVGKTMREVMNVGRLYHLEDYFYTKLAKTYEDLQSRHGITGDDLLSYPKYYGCSTKEFQEAVIMENLVARGYGSYSRFEPVDWEHAASTVETLAKFHALSFAYQKEKPEDFEKACEHLVYQIPETTEVGKEYWARMIKNCIGFIREDLRGRFLKSVQDLGEDMNTKFKRPLIAKVLLHGDYRTSNLMYKRKGNKVLTMPVDFQTIHVGCVATDLLYFELLATDAAFRKQHHARLLDHYYEELTAALTRLHVDVTEVYPREVFDEEMKRMMPYAIFLSIALLPIVLVEAEHAPRTDGDLSNFIIPSNDLFAKRFAELIEDCDGWGVL; this comes from the exons ATGGCGGACGCTGAGACCATTCTGCGCGATCTAATCGTGAAAATCGCTCGCGAACAAGACTTCGAGGAGCATGAAGTGCAGATCAAAGCCATTACCAGCGGCGGCGCCAACTACACCTCGGCGCTGTACCTCATCGACCTCATATTCCCCAATAGAAAAGACATGAACCTGTTCGCGAAGGTGGCTATTGTCGGGAAGACGATGCGCGAAGTCATGAACGTTGGTCGCTTGTACCACCTCGAGGACTACTTCTATACTAAACTCGCGAAGACGTACGAGGACTTACAGTCGAGACACGGCATCACCGGCGACGATTTGTTGTCCTACCCTAAATATTACGGTTGCAGCACTAAAGAGTTCCAAGAGGCGGTTATAATGGAGAACTTGGTGGCGCGAGGGTACGGGTCCTACAGCAGGTTCGAGCCGGTGGACTGGGAACACGCGGCCAGCACCGTTGAAACACTAGCTAAATTCCACGCTCTGTCGTTCGCTTATCAGAAGGAAAAGCCTGAAGATTTTGAGAAGGCTTGTGAACATCTGGTGTACCAGATACCAGAGACGACTGAAGTGGGTAAAGAGTACTGGGCGAGGATGATAAAGAACTGTATCGGGTTCATAAGGGAGGACCTGAGAGGGCGGTTCCTCAAGAGTGTCCAGGACCTGGGCGAGGATATGAATACCAAGTTCAAGAGGCCTTTGATTGCGAAAGTTTTACTACATGGCGATTACAGAACCAGTAACCTCATGTACAAACGGAAG GGCAATAAAGTGCTCACAATGCCGGTGGACTTCCAAACGATCCACGTGGGCTGCGTGGCCACCGACCTGCTGTACTTCGAGCTGCTGGCAACCGACGCCGCCTTCCGTAAGCAGCATCACGCGCGCCTGCTCGACCACTACTACGAGGAACTGACAGCCGCGTTGACACGGCTGCATGTTGACGTCACCGAGGTGTATCCGCGTGAGGTGTTCGATGAGGAGATGAAGCGG ATGATGCCATACGCCATATTCCTGAGCATCGCGCTACTGCCCATCGTGCTGGTGGAGGCCGAGCACGCGCCGCGCACCGACGGCGACCTGAGCAACTTCATCATACCCAGCAACGACCTGTTCGCCAAGCGGTTCGCCGAGCTCATCGAGGACTGCGACGGTTGGGGTGTCTTATAA